The following coding sequences lie in one Pan paniscus chromosome X, NHGRI_mPanPan1-v2.0_pri, whole genome shotgun sequence genomic window:
- the HMGB3 gene encoding high mobility group protein B3 isoform X2 has product MTAADFRGTFFHQEAFDKMEVRMAKGDPKKPKGKMSAYAFFVQTCREEHKKKNPEVPVNFAEFSKKCSERWKTMSGKEKSKFDEMAKADKVRYDREMKDYGPAKGGKKKKDPNAPKRPPSGFFLFCSEFRPKIKSTNPGISIGDVAKKLGEMWNNLNDSEKQPYITKAAKLKEKYEKDVADYKSKGKFDGAKGPAKVARKKVEEEDEEEEEEEEEEEEEEDE; this is encoded by the exons GCTTTTGACAAAATGGAAG TCAGGATGGCTAAAGGTGACCCCAAGAAACCAAAGGGCAAGATGTCCGCTTATGCCTTCTTTGTGCAGACATGCAGAGAAGAACATAAGAAGAAAAACCCAGAGGTCCCTGTCAATTTTGCGGAATTTTCCAAGAAGTGCTCTGAGAGGTGGAAG ACGATGTCCGGGAAAGAGAAATCTAAATTTGATGAAATGGCAAAGGCAGATAAAGTGCGCTATGATCGGGAAATGAAGGATTATGGACCAGCTAAGGGAGGCAAGAAGAAGAAGGATCCTAATGCTCCCAAAAGGCCACC GTCTGGATTCTTCCTGTTCTGTTCAGAATTCCGCCCCAAGATCAAATCCACAAACCCCGGCATCTCTATTGGAGACGTGGCAAAAAAGCTGGGTGAGATGTGGAATAATTTAAATGACAGTGAAAAGCAGCCTTACATCACTAAGGCGGCAAAGCTGAAGGAGAAGTATGAGAAG GATGTTGCTGACTATAAGTCGAAAGGAAAGTTTGATGGTGCAAAGGGTCCTGCTAAAGTTGCCCGGAAAAAGGtggaagaggaagatgaagaagaggaggaggaagaggaggaggaggaggaggaggaggatgaataa
- the HMGB3 gene encoding high mobility group protein B3 isoform X3: MAKGDPKKPKGKMSAYAFFVQTCREEHKKKNPEVPVNFAEFSKKCSERWKTMSGKEKSKFDEMAKADKVRYDREMKDYGPAKGGKKKKDPNAPKRPPSGFFLFCSEFRPKIKSTNPGISIGDVAKKLGEMWNNLNDSEKQPYITKAAKLKEKYEKDVADYKSKGKFDGAKGPAKVARKKVEEEDEEEEEEEEEEEEEEDE; the protein is encoded by the exons ATGGCTAAAGGTGACCCCAAGAAACCAAAGGGCAAGATGTCCGCTTATGCCTTCTTTGTGCAGACATGCAGAGAAGAACATAAGAAGAAAAACCCAGAGGTCCCTGTCAATTTTGCGGAATTTTCCAAGAAGTGCTCTGAGAGGTGGAAG ACGATGTCCGGGAAAGAGAAATCTAAATTTGATGAAATGGCAAAGGCAGATAAAGTGCGCTATGATCGGGAAATGAAGGATTATGGACCAGCTAAGGGAGGCAAGAAGAAGAAGGATCCTAATGCTCCCAAAAGGCCACC GTCTGGATTCTTCCTGTTCTGTTCAGAATTCCGCCCCAAGATCAAATCCACAAACCCCGGCATCTCTATTGGAGACGTGGCAAAAAAGCTGGGTGAGATGTGGAATAATTTAAATGACAGTGAAAAGCAGCCTTACATCACTAAGGCGGCAAAGCTGAAGGAGAAGTATGAGAAG GATGTTGCTGACTATAAGTCGAAAGGAAAGTTTGATGGTGCAAAGGGTCCTGCTAAAGTTGCCCGGAAAAAGGtggaagaggaagatgaagaagaggaggaggaagaggaggaggaggaggaggaggaggatgaataa